GACCGAGCGCCCGCAACTGTCCATCCCGTAGATCGAGAACGTGCTGTTGGCGTTGTAGAGCGGCGGGAAGAGGGGCAGGCCTTCGATGTGATCGAAATGGTAGTGCGAGAGGAAGATATGAAAGCGTCGCGCGCGATCGGCGGGTTCCGCGGCCAACACGTTTCCGAGGCCCCGCAGCCCCGAGCCACAGTCGAGGATGAGATAGTCGTTCTCACCAAGCTGCACGGCCAGACACGCCGTATTTCCGCCGTAGGCCAGCCGGTCGGCGGACGGGGTAGGGACCGTGCCACGAGCTCCCCAGCACTTGAGTTTATATCTAGCCGACGCCATGCAGACCTCATTTATTAATCGAGATCGGATTCTAGCAGCTATGATGCAGTCGATGTGTAGGGGGGCCGCGAGATGCAGCGCAAGAATCGTCCGGTAGGTGTCATTTTCCTGATCGGCCTAGGGGTGGTGCTCGCGTCCCCGGTCCTCGGCGCCGATGACCCATGCGGCAAACTGGCTTCGGTCCAGAACGACGTCACGACCCTCTCTAGCGAGGACGAGCAGTGGCATCCGTCGGTGATCAACGAGAACCTCTTTGCCAGCGATCGAGTGAAAACCGGTGAAGGCAGCCGAGCGGCGATCCTCTACTCCGATCAAACGCTGCATCGTGTCAACGAGAAGAGCGAGGTCGAGATCCGTGCCCCGCAGGACGGTCAACCGGGTGCACTTCGCGTGCTATCGGGTCAGCATTACTTTTCCAGTCGCAAGCCGAAAGACTACGGAAGGATTGAGACTCCGACCGTAACGGCTGCGATCCGCGGTACCGAGTTTGTTGTCGACGTCGGACTCGACGGAACCACCACGATCACGATGGTCGAGGGTGTTGTTGATGCGTCCAATGACTTTGGCTCGCTTCGTGTTTCGGCGGGGGAGTCTGCATTCGTCAAGCCGGGCAGCGCTCCGGTCCGGCGTGTCGTGGTGCGACCGCGCGACGCCGTTACCTGGTCGCTCTACTACCCACGTGTCGTCGGTCGCGCGGACGCCGCGCGTCTTCAGTCCATGGGTGCCGAGGGTCAGGGACTGCTGCAGGCGGCAGACCTTTTGGCCTCCGGGCAGGTCTCTCGCGCCTCGTCGATAATCGCCGAGGCGAGAGAGCGAAACCCCAACAATCCGGTGGCTCTGGCGTTAGCCTCGGTGATCGAGGTCGTGGCCGATCGGAAGGACGAGGCTCGTCGCCTCGCCCGGAAGGCCTACGAGGCCGACGACGAATCTGCCGCGGCAGCGATGGCGATGTCGTTCTCGTATCAGTCCGATTTCGACATCGAGAGCGCCCGCGAGCTTGCAGAGACCGCGGTGCGACTGGATCCGGATAGTGCAGAGGCACGTGCCCGTCTGGCGGAGCTGCGGATGGCGGAGGGCGATACCCGCGGGGCACGGGAGGCTGCAGAGAAAGCGGTTCGTCGTGACGCCGATTCGTCGCGGGCGTTGGCGGTGCTTGGATTCGTGGAGTTGGCGGAATTTCAGACGGCCCGGGCGGTCGAGACGTTTCGACGTGCCGTGGCCTCCGATCCCGGTTTCCCGCTGGCGCGCCTGGGACTGGGCATCGCGTTGCTACGCAGCGATCTGGCCGCCGGTCGCGAGGAACTGCAGACCGCCGTCATCCTCGACCCCGACAACTCGCTGCTTCGTTCCTATTTGTCGAAGGCGTACTTCGAGGAGCGGCGCGAGGGCGCTGCGTCGAAGGAGTTGGAGATCGCGAAACAGCTGGACCCCTCGGACCCGACGCCGCATCTCTACGACGCCATCCTCAAACGGACCTATAACCGACCCGTCGAGGCTCTAGGCGAGTTGCAGCAGTCGATCAAGCTGAACGATCAGCGGGCCGTCTATCGCTCGCGACTGTTGCTCGATGAGGATTTGGCCGTTCGCTCGGTGGACCTGGCGGGGATCTACAACGAGCTGGGATTTGATCAACTGGGCATGGTGACCGCTCGCGATAGTGCCGATCAGGACCAGTCGAACTTCTCGTCCCATCTCTTCCTGGCGGGAACCTACCGCAATCTTCCCGGCTTCGCTCCGGCTTTCCTCAGTGAGACATTGCAGGCGAGGATCTACCAGCCCTCCAACGTGAACGCCGTCAGGCCGGACGTCGTCAACGAGAGCGTGTCATTCAATGAGTACACGTCGTTGTTCAATCGTCCGCGAACTCGAGGCTTTGCCGGTCTCCGCTATGGGTCGACCGACAGCGATCTCAGTGAGTACTTCGATCCGGGCGATGTTTGCCTGGATCCGATGGGCAACGTCGGCTCTTGCCTGGACCTGCTCGAAGTGAAAGACAGCAGTTCGAGCGGTGCAGACCTCACGCTAAGTTTCAATCGCGATCGGTTCGCCGCCGCGGTCTCGTACCAGACGTTCGAGGACGACGGCTTCCGAACCAATAACGATACCGACAACGACTCCGTGCGGGCGTTCATGGTCTTTGCGTTGACGCCTCGCGACCAGTTCCAGGTCAATGTCATCGATGGCACCCGCAAGACCGGTGATCTGCCGCTTCGTGGCTTTCCGGCGCTCATCGGGCTGGAGCGCATCGAGACGGACCTGACGAACATCGGCCTCGGCTATCACCGCAAGATCTCGCCGGCCTCCGATCTGGCCGTCTCCGCCATCATTAGCGAGGTCAAGCAGGATTTCGCGATCCCGATCTTCATGCAGGCCAGCTCCGCAGAGATCGATGGTGCTCAGCTGGAAGCGCAGTACGTCCTCAGAACCAGGAATGTCAGCTGGACCGCAGGTGCCGGCCATTACACCGGTGACCAGACGGTCCGCAGCGCGACATTCGGTCTCCCGCCTGCGATGGCCAGCGGCGACGACGAGTTCTCGAACCTCTATGGCTATGCCAAGATTCGCGGGATGGGTCCTCTGGAGTTGACGGCCGGGCTGTCCTATGAGGATGCCTACGTCCCACTGGGACTCCTGCCACCGAGGGACTCCAACCTGCAGATCTCCGATCTGGTCCTCGAAGACTCCGAGGTCAGCCCGAAGTTTGGGCTGTCGGTTCGGGCCTCCGCCTCGACCGTCTTCAGGGCGACCGCCTACAGCCGTTTGACTCCCGCCATCGGTCGGCTGCAAACACTCGAGCCGACCCAGGTTGTCGGCTTTAACCAGTTCTTCGACGACCCCGCCGGCACGTCGTCCTGGAACTACGGAGTGGGTGTCGATCAGGAGTTCGGCAAGCGGGTCTTCGGCGGACTCTCGCTGCTTCGACGCGATCTGGACATCCCGGAGCCCTACTGTTCGGCGCCGGATCCATTCGCAGGCTGTGCGTTTCAGTCGGCCACGGAGATCGTCGGAAGGAACAGCGACGACTGGCTGGGTAACCTCTACGTCAACGCGACGGTTGGCAATCGTCTGGCCCTGAGCCTTGAATATGCGTACGAGGAGCGGGACTTCGATTTCACCCAGTTGAGCAACAACAGCCTCTTCGAGGACTTCGTTCGCACCCAACGACTGCGACCTCAGGTGCGTTTCTTCCTGCCGATGGGTTTCTTTACCGCCGTTCGCGGAACGATGTTCGATCAGCGTGTCGACCAATTTGACGATCTGTCCAATGCCGCCCGGTCGCCGATCGAGGAGGATTTCTGGACCGCCGACCTGGATATCGGCTATCGATTGCCCGGTCGTTGGGGATCCGTGGTCCTCAGTGTGATGAATGTGACGGATCAGGAGTTCGATTACTTCCGTAGTTCACTCGAGCAGGACATCGTTCCCGCCCGAACGGCGCTCCTGACGGTGAACTTCACCTCGCCGTGACGGATTCACGCACCCGCACGGCCGTGGTGTTGGCGGTCGCCGTCGGCCTTGTTGGTGTGGTCCTGAGTCACTGGCCGTTGATGGCGAGTCTCGAGAAACGTTACGGCCACGACTTCCTGTTCAAGCTTCGTGGCGCTCGGCCCGCTCCAACGGGGGTCGTTGTCGTTGCGATCGATGACGCCTCGTTTATCGAGCGCGGTGTCGACCCCCTGGCGCCGTGGCCTCGGGAGCTCCACGCCGAGCTGGTCCGAATACTGAAAGATCGGGGAGCTCGGTCCGTCGCCTTCGATGTGCTGTTTGAAACGCCGGGTGATCCCGCAAGCGACGTTCAGTTCGAGCTGGCGCTGTTTGACGCGAACAACGTCGTTCTGGGGTCGACGATCGATCGAACAGAGGATCCACGTTTCCGACAAGCACGACTGATCGAACCGTATCGACCGTTCGCCGAGAGTGCGGCGGCAGTTGGCGAAGTTTCCATGCCACAGGACGGCGACGGCGTCATTCGAGAGAGTTGGCTGTACACCGGAGACCGTCCGAGCCTGGCGTTGGCCGCTTACGAGGTTGCGACAGGCGATCTCTCATTCCGCGGGGATCGTGGCAGCCGTCTGATCGACTACTACGGGCCGCCGCGAACGATCAACACCGTGTCGCTCTATCAGGCCCTCGACCCGGACCAGTACCTGCCCGATGGCTTCTTTCAGGATCGAGTCGTGTTTGTGGGCCTTTCACAGGTCGCCGCGACGCAGATCGGCGAAAGTAAGGACTCGTTCCCGACGCCGTTCAGCGGGGGGGTGGTGGGGTTCACCTACGGTGTCGAGGTGCACGCGACGATTGCCGCCAACCTCCTCGAGGGAAGACACCTCGATCGACCGACGATCGGGTGGATCGTAGCCTGGTCGTTCGGTCTAGCCCTGCTGGCGGCGTTTCTGTTCATCTTCCTGCGCCCCCTCACGGCCGCCGTGGCGTTGTTCGCGCTCATCGGGTGTGTGTGGGTCGTCGGCTACGGCGCGCTGACCTTCTGGGGTCGATCGATCGCGGTCATCCTGCCGGCGCTGATCCAGGCACCGATCTCCTACGGCGCCAGTACGCTCTGGTACTACCTGACCACGGTTCGTCAACGCGAGAAGATACGCCGGGCATTCGCCCTTTACCTTTCGCCGGAGATGAGTCGACGTATTTCCGAAGAGTCCGAGTCTCTTAGCCTGGGCGGCGAGGAGGTCGTTGGTACCGCCCTGTTCACCGACGTTCAGGGGTTCACGTCGATCGCAGAGGACATGACGGCCACCGAGACCGCCAAGATGCTCAACGAGTATTTCTCCGCGATCACGACGAAACTGTTCGAGACGGGTGGCACGCTCATCAAATATATTGGCGATGCGGTATTCGCCATCTGGGGCGCCCCCGTCCGGATGGAGGATCACGCACCGCGGGCATGTCGCGCAGCCCTTGCGATGGCGGCGCAGCAGGAGTCGACGGGGGATTCGCCGGCGTCGCGTCTCGTGACACGCATCGGGGTGCATTGCGGCCCGATGTTGGTGGGAAACCTGGGTTCTTCACAGCGGTTCGATTACACCGCCATCGGCGACACGATCAACCTGGCGGCTCGCCTCGAATCGCTGAACAAGACCACCGGCACTCGCGTCCTTGTCAGCGGAGAGGCGATCGCAGCCGCAGGAGACGAGTTCATCTCTCGGTTTCTCGGCCGGGTTCGAGTGGTTGGCCGTGCGGATCCTGTCGAGTTGTATGAACTGCTGGGATCGCATGAGACTCCAGGCAGCATCGACGCCGACACGCTTTCCATCTTCGGCGACGCCGTCACCCAATTCACGTCTCGCAGGTTCCGTGAGGCGGTTGCCGGATTCGAGGAGACCTGTCGTCGACGAGGTGGCACCGACGGGCCGTCGGAGTGGTACCTGAGCACGATTGCCGGTTTCGAGTCCGATCCGCCGCCACAGGGCTGGGACGGAGTCATCCAGCTCGCCAAAAAGTGAATCTCGTCTGCCCCGGCCAGAACGGCTAGAATCGTGGCGACGCCACCCAGGCTGTAATCTCGACGGGAACAACAATGCACGGACCGGGGAACGAACACCAGCGCACACTGGCCGATTGCGAGCCGTTCAGCGGACTGCCGGACGACTTGCTCGAGCGACTGATGGACCGCATGGACGAGACGACGTTCGCCGAGGGCGAGAAGCTGATTCATCAGGATATTCCGGCCAGCTCCCTGCAGTTGATCCTCGAGGGACGGGCGGCGGTCGTCGTCGCCGCCGGGATGGAGGCTCCCACCGAGGTCGCGGAGGTCTCGGTCGGGGACGTAATCGGCGAGATGGCGTTGATCTCCGGCGAGCCCACCAGCGCCGATGTCGTCGCGCGGACGCCGATGCGGGTGCTGGAGCTCGCCGCCGACGATTTTCACGATCTGGCCCGGCGTCATCCGGAGATCGCCGTCGTCTTGACTCGGTTGATCTCCGAGCGCCTGGGACGCTCGGACGCCGACGCGCTTGGCGGCAAGCATATTCACGGGTATCGCATCGTCCGGTGTATCGGTCGTGGCGGCATGGCGATGGTCTACGAGGCCATCCGCGATTCGGATGGCAAGCGATTCGCGTTGAAGATGATGAGTCACAAGCTGGCATACGACACGACGGCGTTATCCCGTTTTCGTGAGGAAACCAAGATCGTTTCCGGCCTGGATCACGAGAACCTGGCAAAGCGGATCGAAGGATTCTCGGCCTACGGTACGCAGTTTATCGTCGTCGAATATTGCGAGGGACCCGGACTCGAGCGGGTCACCGGGCGTCGTGTTCCGATCGCCGAGAACCTGGTGCGGCCCATTACCGGCCAGCTGGCCAACGCCCTGGAGTACATCCACGGGAAGGGCGTCTTGCACCGTGATGTGAAGCCCAGCAACACGATGCTGACCCCCGAGGGCGGAATCAAACTGATCGACTTCGGTGTTGCGCGACCGATCGAACACGGCGGTGACCGGACGAAAACACTCGAGACATCGGTCGTCGGAACACCGTTCTACATGGCGCCCGAGCAGCTCGAGGAGACCCTCGGCATCGACGAGAAGGTCGACAATTACGCGCTGGCCTGCATGACCTACGAGCTTCTCGCGGGAAACCGGTTGATCAAGAAGGGCACCACCATCGGAATGTGGCAGCAGAAGCAGTCCCTGGAACTACCGCCGCCCCACAAGATCGGGCACGGCATCAGCGAAGAGATGCACTCGTTCCTTCGTCGAAACCTCAATGCAGATCCAACCCGACGTCCCGATTCCGTCGCCGCGCAGGCGGCGTGGCGTGCGCCCATCGACGTCGACGCGCTTCCGCTTGTTCGATGATCATCCCGCATCGCCAGCTGAGCGGCCACGCACTGGCCGGTGTCATCGAAGAGTACGTCTCCCGGGACGGAACCGAGTTGGGGGATGTGGACGACAAGGCGGAAGAGGTCGTCCGGAGACTGGACGCCGGAGACCTGATCCTGGTCTATGATCCCGAGTCTGAGGGGTGCAACATCATCTTGCCCGAGCAACTGCCGAAGTAGGAGAGCCCTGACATGGCACTAGAGATCGGCCAGCGCCTCGGAGCCTACGAGATTCTCGGTTCCCTCGGAGCCGGGGGGATGGGCGAGGTCTACCGAGCCCGCGATGGCCGGTTGGATCGCGACGTCGCGATCAAGGTGTTGCCCGAGGCCTTTCGCACCAATCCGGAGGCGCGGGCGCGCTTCGAACGGGAGGCCAAGGCCGTGGCGGCCATGTCGCACCCGAACATCATGGGAATTCACGATTTCGGCGAAGACGACGGCGTCGTGTACGCGGTCATCGAACTGCTAGACGGGGAGACACTGCGCGACGCGCTCGCGGCCGGCCCGCTGCCGTCACGAAAGGCCGTCGACTACGCACGCATGGCCGCTCGCGGGCTGGGTGCCGCCCACGACAACGAGATCGTCCATCGAGATCTCAAGCCGGAGAATCTCTTCCTGACTCGCGGCGGCAGTCTCAAGATCCTGGACTTTGGTCTGGCCCGCAGCACCGCCGATGCCCCGGCGTCACTACCGGAGAACACACCGACCTTTACCCACCTGACCGGCGCCGGAGCCGTGCTCGGAACCGTCAACTACATGTCACCGGAGCAGGCCCGTGGGGAGCCGGTCGGTTCGTCGTCGGACATCTTTTCGTTGGGTACGGTGCTGTACGAGATGCTCCGTGGGAAGCGACCGTTCGAAGAGGACACGGTGCCGGAGACGATGACCGCGATCCTGCGTGAAGACCCGCCGCCGTTTCCCGACGGGGAGACGGTTACGCCTCTGGCGGTTCAGCGAATTGTCCAGCGTTGTCTCGAGAAGCAGCCCGAACAGAGATTCCATTCGGCCCACGATCTGGCGTTTGCGCTCGAGACGTCGTCGGGGAGTACGATGGAAACGCAGGCACTCGTTACGGAGCCGCGGAGGGCCCGAAGGTCGCTACCGATGTGGCTGATCCCCGTCATTCTGGTCCTAGGTCTCCTCGTCGGTGCGTGGCTGAAAGGAACGTCAGCGCCCTCAGGTCTTCCGAGTCCGGTCAAGATCGAGCAACTGACATTTACCGGGACCGGGGCCCACCCCGCCGCATCGCGGGATGGTAGGACGATCGCGTTCACCGCCCGACGTGCGGGTTCAAGCGGGCTCTGGATCAAGCAGCTACAGGGTGGACGCGAAGCACGGCTAACCGACGGCAACGATTCGTTCGTACGGTTCTCACCGGACGGAACCAGTATTCTCTTCAGTCGCCTGACGGCTGACGGGCCGTCAATCTTTCGCATACCGGCAGTCGGCGGTGATCCACGCAAGATGATCGACCTGGCGAGCGAGGCCGACTGGTCGCCGGACAGCAAATCCATCGTCTTCGTGCGAAACAGCGGAGGCTCGGATGAGATCGGAATCTGCAACGCGGACGGTGCGGACGAACGGATACTGGCAACGTTCGACGGGTTGGCACTGGGTTCGCCTAGATGGTCCCCAGATGGCAGGCATATCGCTGTTGTCTCATCCTCCCAGAACAACGTCACACCGCTGAACATAAACTTGGTGGATGTCAAGACCGGAGAAGTGACCAGCCTTCCTCCCG
The genomic region above belongs to Acidobacteriota bacterium and contains:
- a CDS encoding FecR domain-containing protein, which gives rise to MQRKNRPVGVIFLIGLGVVLASPVLGADDPCGKLASVQNDVTTLSSEDEQWHPSVINENLFASDRVKTGEGSRAAILYSDQTLHRVNEKSEVEIRAPQDGQPGALRVLSGQHYFSSRKPKDYGRIETPTVTAAIRGTEFVVDVGLDGTTTITMVEGVVDASNDFGSLRVSAGESAFVKPGSAPVRRVVVRPRDAVTWSLYYPRVVGRADAARLQSMGAEGQGLLQAADLLASGQVSRASSIIAEARERNPNNPVALALASVIEVVADRKDEARRLARKAYEADDESAAAAMAMSFSYQSDFDIESARELAETAVRLDPDSAEARARLAELRMAEGDTRGAREAAEKAVRRDADSSRALAVLGFVELAEFQTARAVETFRRAVASDPGFPLARLGLGIALLRSDLAAGREELQTAVILDPDNSLLRSYLSKAYFEERREGAASKELEIAKQLDPSDPTPHLYDAILKRTYNRPVEALGELQQSIKLNDQRAVYRSRLLLDEDLAVRSVDLAGIYNELGFDQLGMVTARDSADQDQSNFSSHLFLAGTYRNLPGFAPAFLSETLQARIYQPSNVNAVRPDVVNESVSFNEYTSLFNRPRTRGFAGLRYGSTDSDLSEYFDPGDVCLDPMGNVGSCLDLLEVKDSSSSGADLTLSFNRDRFAAAVSYQTFEDDGFRTNNDTDNDSVRAFMVFALTPRDQFQVNVIDGTRKTGDLPLRGFPALIGLERIETDLTNIGLGYHRKISPASDLAVSAIISEVKQDFAIPIFMQASSAEIDGAQLEAQYVLRTRNVSWTAGAGHYTGDQTVRSATFGLPPAMASGDDEFSNLYGYAKIRGMGPLELTAGLSYEDAYVPLGLLPPRDSNLQISDLVLEDSEVSPKFGLSVRASASTVFRATAYSRLTPAIGRLQTLEPTQVVGFNQFFDDPAGTSSWNYGVGVDQEFGKRVFGGLSLLRRDLDIPEPYCSAPDPFAGCAFQSATEIVGRNSDDWLGNLYVNATVGNRLALSLEYAYEERDFDFTQLSNNSLFEDFVRTQRLRPQVRFFLPMGFFTAVRGTMFDQRVDQFDDLSNAARSPIEEDFWTADLDIGYRLPGRWGSVVLSVMNVTDQEFDYFRSSLEQDIVPARTALLTVNFTSP
- a CDS encoding adenylate/guanylate cyclase domain-containing protein, translating into MTDSRTRTAVVLAVAVGLVGVVLSHWPLMASLEKRYGHDFLFKLRGARPAPTGVVVVAIDDASFIERGVDPLAPWPRELHAELVRILKDRGARSVAFDVLFETPGDPASDVQFELALFDANNVVLGSTIDRTEDPRFRQARLIEPYRPFAESAAAVGEVSMPQDGDGVIRESWLYTGDRPSLALAAYEVATGDLSFRGDRGSRLIDYYGPPRTINTVSLYQALDPDQYLPDGFFQDRVVFVGLSQVAATQIGESKDSFPTPFSGGVVGFTYGVEVHATIAANLLEGRHLDRPTIGWIVAWSFGLALLAAFLFIFLRPLTAAVALFALIGCVWVVGYGALTFWGRSIAVILPALIQAPISYGASTLWYYLTTVRQREKIRRAFALYLSPEMSRRISEESESLSLGGEEVVGTALFTDVQGFTSIAEDMTATETAKMLNEYFSAITTKLFETGGTLIKYIGDAVFAIWGAPVRMEDHAPRACRAALAMAAQQESTGDSPASRLVTRIGVHCGPMLVGNLGSSQRFDYTAIGDTINLAARLESLNKTTGTRVLVSGEAIAAAGDEFISRFLGRVRVVGRADPVELYELLGSHETPGSIDADTLSIFGDAVTQFTSRRFREAVAGFEETCRRRGGTDGPSEWYLSTIAGFESDPPPQGWDGVIQLAKK
- a CDS encoding protein kinase, translating into MHGPGNEHQRTLADCEPFSGLPDDLLERLMDRMDETTFAEGEKLIHQDIPASSLQLILEGRAAVVVAAGMEAPTEVAEVSVGDVIGEMALISGEPTSADVVARTPMRVLELAADDFHDLARRHPEIAVVLTRLISERLGRSDADALGGKHIHGYRIVRCIGRGGMAMVYEAIRDSDGKRFALKMMSHKLAYDTTALSRFREETKIVSGLDHENLAKRIEGFSAYGTQFIVVEYCEGPGLERVTGRRVPIAENLVRPITGQLANALEYIHGKGVLHRDVKPSNTMLTPEGGIKLIDFGVARPIEHGGDRTKTLETSVVGTPFYMAPEQLEETLGIDEKVDNYALACMTYELLAGNRLIKKGTTIGMWQQKQSLELPPPHKIGHGISEEMHSFLRRNLNADPTRRPDSVAAQAAWRAPIDVDALPLVR
- a CDS encoding YheU family protein, which translates into the protein MIIPHRQLSGHALAGVIEEYVSRDGTELGDVDDKAEEVVRRLDAGDLILVYDPESEGCNIILPEQLPK
- a CDS encoding protein kinase; this translates as MALEIGQRLGAYEILGSLGAGGMGEVYRARDGRLDRDVAIKVLPEAFRTNPEARARFEREAKAVAAMSHPNIMGIHDFGEDDGVVYAVIELLDGETLRDALAAGPLPSRKAVDYARMAARGLGAAHDNEIVHRDLKPENLFLTRGGSLKILDFGLARSTADAPASLPENTPTFTHLTGAGAVLGTVNYMSPEQARGEPVGSSSDIFSLGTVLYEMLRGKRPFEEDTVPETMTAILREDPPPFPDGETVTPLAVQRIVQRCLEKQPEQRFHSAHDLAFALETSSGSTMETQALVTEPRRARRSLPMWLIPVILVLGLLVGAWLKGTSAPSGLPSPVKIEQLTFTGTGAHPAASRDGRTIAFTARRAGSSGLWIKQLQGGREARLTDGNDSFVRFSPDGTSILFSRLTADGPSIFRIPAVGGDPRKMIDLASEADWSPDSKSIVFVRNSGGSDEIGICNADGADERILATFDGLALGSPRWSPDGRHIAVVSSSQNNVTPLNINLVDVKTGEVTSLPPERPSLTGLAWSGDGEHLVFGWSDDLLAGSSTTAVKMSSLNVTTGETVDLFWANRLLLNQFGSRLDIVDDGRIVFGTIGNRQGLTQLPLQPGIELPSLTLTDGNSVDRQPVYSPDGTKILFSSNRGGNLDLWIFDAASESLTQLTDDTANDWDPAFMPDGSRIIWSSDRSGNLEIWIASLDGGGARQVTRDGVDAENPTASSDGEWIIYSTSNPKHVGLWKIRQDGSDATRLLAKSIYTPQISPDGRYVLFPSQMDSTSTHLYVLEIETLEVTQLTEGLETGVSRTMVSVGRPRWLDGGRSFVYVARSGPVYGLITQEFDEGRDTTSTSRLLLPLTTDFSIESFGISPDSRRVTISRFYSRGEVQMAEGVPYVKRPRFTTQTN